The following coding sequences lie in one uncultured Mailhella sp. genomic window:
- the queF gene encoding preQ(1) synthase, producing the protein MHDRSEDHLTLLGSPTRYRQDYAPEVLETFENRHPEHDYWVRFNCPEFTSLCPITGQPDFAEIRIEYIPDVKMVESKSLKLYLFSFRNHGDFHEDCVNVIMKDLVKLMDPRYIEVTGIFTPRGGISIYPYCNYGRPGTKYEKMAEFRMMRHDLA; encoded by the coding sequence ATGCATGACCGCAGCGAAGATCATCTTACGCTTCTGGGCTCTCCCACGCGCTACCGGCAGGACTACGCGCCCGAAGTGCTGGAAACCTTTGAAAACAGACATCCCGAACACGATTACTGGGTGCGCTTCAACTGTCCGGAGTTCACCAGTCTCTGCCCCATCACCGGTCAGCCGGATTTCGCGGAAATACGCATCGAGTACATTCCCGACGTGAAGATGGTGGAGAGCAAGAGCCTGAAGCTGTATCTGTTCAGCTTCCGCAATCACGGGGACTTTCATGAGGACTGCGTGAACGTCATCATGAAGGACCTCGTGAAGCTCATGGATCCGCGCTACATTGAGGTGACGGGCATATTCACCCCGCGCGGCGGCATATCCATTTATCCGTACTGCAACTACGGCCGTCCGGGCACGAAATACGAAAAGATGGCCGAGTTCCGCATGATGCGTCACGATCTGGCCTGA
- the queC gene encoding 7-cyano-7-deazaguanine synthase QueC: MVVSGALVVFSGGQDSTTCLFWARERFENVRALSFFYGQKHRHELDAARAIAEEAKIPLDVQDVSFISRIGRSSLTDASMTMDREKPQDGWPNTFVPGRNMFFLGVAAVCAREQGIRDIVTGVSQTDFSGYPDCRDTFIRSMNVTLNLAMAEEFVIHTPLMWLDKAQTWELADRLGVFELVRTRTVTCYNGIAGDGCGQCPSCILRRQGLERYLEKKRKAESLSAGEQRHA, encoded by the coding sequence ATAGTCGTGTCCGGAGCACTGGTTGTTTTCAGCGGCGGGCAGGACTCCACCACCTGCCTCTTCTGGGCCCGCGAACGTTTTGAAAACGTGCGCGCCCTGAGCTTCTTTTACGGGCAGAAGCACCGGCATGAACTGGACGCTGCCCGCGCCATTGCGGAGGAGGCGAAGATTCCTCTGGACGTGCAGGATGTGAGCTTCATTTCCCGCATAGGGCGCAGTTCCCTGACGGACGCCTCCATGACCATGGACAGGGAAAAGCCGCAGGACGGCTGGCCCAACACGTTTGTTCCGGGGCGCAACATGTTCTTTCTCGGCGTGGCCGCCGTGTGCGCGCGGGAACAGGGCATAAGAGATATCGTCACCGGCGTGTCCCAGACGGATTTTTCCGGCTATCCCGACTGCCGCGACACGTTCATCCGCTCCATGAACGTCACGCTGAATCTGGCCATGGCCGAAGAGTTCGTGATTCACACGCCGCTCATGTGGCTCGACAAGGCGCAGACCTGGGAACTGGCCGACAGGCTCGGCGTTTTCGAGCTTGTGCGCACGCGCACCGTGACCTGCTACAACGGCATAGCGGGCGACGGCTGCGGACAGTGCCCTTCCTGCATTCTGCGCAGGCAGGGGCTGGAGCGCTATCTGGAAAAGAAAAGAAAGGCGGAGTCGCTCTCCGCAGGAGAACAGCGCCATGCATGA
- a CDS encoding queuosine precursor transporter: MLLGIVFCTCLIISNLLAAKIFMLGSLALPAAVIIFPVSYIINDCIAEVWGFRRARFIIWTGFAMNFLVAALGQIAVFLPSAPFWDGEAHFNYLFGLAPRIAAASFLAFLAGSFLNAYVMSRMKVASGGRHFSARAILSTLVGEGVDSLIFFPCAFAGVLPLSAMIPMMLAQTALKTLYEIVVLPVTIRVVNYVKRVEETDVFDENISYNILKIREV; the protein is encoded by the coding sequence ATGTTGCTCGGCATCGTCTTCTGCACCTGCCTCATCATTTCCAATCTGCTGGCCGCCAAAATCTTCATGCTGGGCTCGCTTGCCCTGCCTGCGGCCGTCATCATCTTTCCCGTTTCCTACATCATCAACGACTGCATCGCCGAAGTGTGGGGCTTCCGCAGGGCCCGCTTCATCATCTGGACGGGCTTCGCCATGAATTTTCTTGTGGCCGCCCTCGGTCAGATCGCCGTCTTTCTGCCGTCCGCGCCGTTCTGGGACGGAGAGGCGCACTTCAATTATCTGTTCGGCCTGGCTCCGCGCATCGCCGCGGCGAGCTTCCTCGCCTTTCTGGCGGGCTCCTTCCTCAACGCCTACGTCATGAGCCGCATGAAGGTGGCTTCCGGCGGACGTCATTTTTCGGCCCGCGCCATTCTTTCCACGCTGGTTGGCGAAGGCGTGGATTCCCTCATTTTCTTCCCCTGCGCCTTTGCGGGCGTGCTGCCTCTCTCGGCCATGATTCCCATGATGCTCGCCCAGACCGCTCTCAAAACTCTGTATGAAATCGTCGTGCTGCCCGTGACCATACGCGTGGTGAACTACGTCAAGCGCGTGGAGGAAACCGACGTGTTCGACGAAAACATTTCCTACAACATTCTGAAGATCCGGGAGGTATAG
- a CDS encoding dicarboxylate/amino acid:cation symporter: MKKRISLPVQMAIGMVLGVAAGLAAPSMGFDPAWFKPIGQLFINLIRMVVVPLVLATIVAGAASVGDISKLGRLASKTLIYYFCTTAVAVFIGLVFANLLNPGEGLNLSTEGLKAQAVQAPRMVDVFLDIVPLNPIDSMSKGNMLQVIFFAMIFGFGLSAVGERGKTVLSFFEGCAEVMIKVTNMVMVYAPFGVFGLIAFTVASHGVAVLLPLIKVIGVMYVACVCHVFVCYLPLVKACGLSIPLFFKMLAAPMIISFTTCSSAAALSTNLIQVQKLGASKPVASFSIPLGNTINMDGTAVYMGVVAIFVAELYGIPMPFDKQFEVILVGVLASIGTVGVPGAGLLMSSIVFTQVGIPLEGIAIIAGIDRVMDMARTSVNVLGDATGAIVVSRWEGEFSPEAGARFAEEEGD; the protein is encoded by the coding sequence ATGAAAAAACGCATCAGTCTGCCCGTGCAGATGGCCATAGGCATGGTCCTCGGCGTGGCCGCCGGCCTCGCCGCCCCCTCCATGGGCTTTGATCCCGCCTGGTTCAAGCCCATAGGTCAGCTCTTCATCAACCTCATCCGCATGGTCGTCGTGCCGCTGGTGCTCGCCACCATCGTCGCCGGCGCCGCCAGCGTGGGCGACATCAGCAAGCTCGGCCGTCTGGCGTCCAAGACGCTCATCTATTATTTCTGCACCACCGCCGTGGCCGTGTTCATCGGCCTTGTGTTCGCCAATCTTCTGAATCCCGGCGAAGGGCTCAATCTTTCCACCGAAGGCCTCAAGGCCCAGGCCGTGCAGGCCCCCAGAATGGTGGACGTCTTCCTCGACATCGTGCCGCTCAACCCCATCGACTCCATGAGCAAGGGCAACATGCTGCAGGTCATTTTCTTCGCCATGATCTTCGGCTTCGGTCTGAGCGCCGTGGGCGAACGCGGCAAAACCGTGCTTTCCTTCTTTGAAGGCTGCGCCGAAGTCATGATCAAGGTGACCAACATGGTCATGGTCTATGCTCCCTTCGGCGTGTTCGGCCTCATCGCCTTCACCGTGGCCAGTCACGGCGTGGCCGTGCTGCTGCCGCTCATAAAGGTTATCGGCGTCATGTACGTGGCGTGCGTGTGCCACGTCTTCGTGTGCTATCTGCCCCTCGTGAAGGCCTGCGGACTCAGCATTCCGCTCTTCTTCAAAATGCTGGCCGCGCCCATGATCATTTCCTTCACCACCTGCTCCAGCGCCGCCGCCCTCTCCACCAACCTCATTCAGGTGCAGAAGCTCGGCGCGTCCAAGCCCGTGGCATCCTTCTCCATCCCGCTCGGCAACACCATCAACATGGACGGCACCGCCGTGTACATGGGCGTGGTGGCCATCTTCGTGGCCGAGCTCTACGGCATTCCCATGCCCTTCGACAAGCAGTTTGAAGTCATTCTCGTGGGCGTGCTGGCCTCCATCGGCACCGTGGGCGTGCCCGGCGCAGGCCTGCTCATGAGCTCCATCGTGTTCACCCAGGTGGGCATTCCGCTGGAAGGCATCGCCATCATCGCCGGCATCGACCGCGTGATGGACATGGCCCGCACCTCCGTCAACGTGCTCGGCGACGCCACCGGCGCCATCGTGGTCTCCCGCTGGGAAGGCGAATTCAGCCCCGAAGCCGGAGCCCGCTTCGCCGAAGAAGAAGGCGACTGA
- a CDS encoding TlyA family RNA methyltransferase: MIAKARADQLVFEQGLAESKEQARRLIMAGKVALAPDEAHPERNPELVQKPGHPYKITTRFQLVGVERFVSRGAYKLLTALEHYHIDVTGFVCLDAGASTGGFTDCLLQYGASRVYAVDVGHAQLHERLRADPRVISREGVNLRTAPAETVPEPVDMIVADVSFISLTMVLPHCLRWLKSGGIAVGLIKPQFEVGPGQTVKGVVRDEAVRQDAVDKVLAFMQNEGLECLGVTPAAIKGPKGNQEFLAYWRKTDAPAQ; the protein is encoded by the coding sequence ATGATAGCCAAGGCCCGCGCCGACCAGCTCGTTTTTGAACAGGGACTCGCCGAAAGCAAGGAACAGGCCCGCCGCCTCATCATGGCGGGCAAGGTGGCCCTTGCGCCGGACGAAGCGCATCCCGAACGAAACCCGGAACTCGTGCAGAAACCGGGGCATCCCTACAAGATAACGACCCGCTTCCAGCTCGTGGGCGTGGAACGTTTCGTCAGCCGCGGCGCGTACAAGCTGCTCACCGCGCTGGAGCATTATCACATCGACGTCACGGGCTTTGTCTGTCTCGACGCGGGAGCCTCCACCGGCGGCTTTACCGACTGCCTGCTGCAGTACGGCGCAAGCCGCGTCTATGCCGTGGACGTGGGACACGCCCAGCTTCACGAACGCCTGCGGGCCGATCCGCGCGTGATTTCCCGCGAAGGGGTCAACCTGCGCACGGCTCCGGCGGAAACCGTGCCCGAGCCCGTGGACATGATCGTGGCCGACGTGTCGTTCATTTCGCTCACCATGGTGCTGCCGCACTGCCTGCGCTGGCTGAAGAGCGGCGGCATTGCCGTGGGACTCATCAAGCCGCAGTTTGAGGTGGGGCCTGGGCAGACCGTGAAGGGCGTGGTGCGCGATGAGGCCGTACGCCAGGACGCCGTGGACAAAGTGCTCGCCTTCATGCAGAATGAAGGATTGGAATGTCTCGGCGTCACGCCTGCAGCCATCAAGGGCCCCAAGGGAAATCAGGAATTTCTTGCCTACTGGCGCAAGACGGACGCCCCGGCACAGTAG
- a CDS encoding glycosyltransferase family 9 protein, producing the protein MIDLSTLNPKRILVCQQRQIGDVLLASPVFEVLKKRFPQAELHLFTEKKCEPLLRHNPFIDAFHLIDKSGGFFRQLAFYRRVAACRFDVVIDLQQLPRCRMMTLLSGAPVRLSFPASFLSRLRYNCLVRPQEGYASQTKVSLLAPFGIRWSGEGPRIYLTSEEREQAKNLLAACGLRPEHTLIAVDSTHRRASKRWPAERFAALMRLLAGENDAFRFLFLRGPGEEEDIEHLRALALEFGLTPEKMLTPEPIPDIRVSAACLAQARLLIGNCSSPRHMAVALGVPSLVIPGASGTAWKYPSPLHRELRPDLPCQPCSKTECDDPQCLLRVTPEEALSSALALLDDAAHQR; encoded by the coding sequence ATGATCGACCTTTCCACGCTGAATCCGAAGCGCATTCTGGTCTGTCAGCAGCGGCAGATCGGCGATGTTCTGCTGGCCTCGCCCGTGTTCGAGGTGCTGAAAAAACGCTTTCCGCAGGCCGAGCTGCACCTTTTCACCGAAAAGAAATGCGAACCGCTGCTGCGGCACAATCCTTTCATCGACGCCTTTCATCTCATCGACAAGAGCGGCGGATTTTTCCGTCAGCTGGCCTTCTACCGCCGCGTGGCAGCCTGCCGCTTCGATGTGGTCATTGATCTGCAGCAGCTTCCGCGCTGCCGCATGATGACGCTTCTGAGCGGCGCGCCCGTGCGTCTGTCCTTTCCGGCGTCGTTTCTTTCCCGGCTGCGCTACAACTGTCTGGTGAGACCGCAGGAAGGCTACGCCTCCCAGACCAAGGTTTCGCTGCTTGCGCCGTTCGGCATACGCTGGAGCGGCGAAGGGCCGCGCATCTATCTGACGAGCGAAGAGCGCGAGCAGGCAAAGAATCTGCTTGCCGCATGCGGTCTGCGGCCGGAACACACGCTCATTGCCGTGGACTCCACCCACCGCCGCGCCTCCAAGCGCTGGCCTGCGGAACGCTTTGCCGCCCTCATGCGCCTTCTGGCCGGAGAAAACGACGCCTTCCGCTTTCTGTTTCTGCGCGGCCCCGGCGAAGAAGAGGACATCGAACATCTGCGCGCCCTGGCGCTGGAATTCGGTCTGACCCCGGAAAAAATGCTGACTCCCGAACCGATTCCCGACATCCGCGTTTCGGCCGCCTGTCTTGCGCAGGCCCGTCTGCTCATAGGCAACTGTTCCTCGCCGCGTCACATGGCCGTGGCGCTCGGCGTGCCCAGCCTCGTCATTCCCGGGGCCTCGGGCACGGCGTGGAAATATCCCTCGCCCCTGCACCGGGAACTGCGGCCCGACCTGCCCTGTCAGCCCTGTTCCAAAACCGAATGCGACGACCCGCAATGTCTGCTGCGCGTCACGCCGGAGGAAGCGCTTTCCTCCGCGCTCGCGCTTCTTGATGATGCCGCGCATCAGCGCTGA
- a CDS encoding TIGR00269 family protein, which yields MKCRRCHARAVVSLPSHNTAFCPDCFLDFFSKQVDRGIREQGLMTKDDRVLVALSGGKDSLALMLELGRQGYNVTAMHIDLGIPGSSPAARGVVERFCKTYDFPLIIREMAAEGLAIPDVKAALRRPVCSACGKIKRYYFNQTAREGGFNVLATGHNLDDEVARLTSNTLRWDRAYLSDQGPLLRDSDGFTRKVKPFWRLTEFETANYAFLMGIENHYAPCPYSEGASFSTLKSLWIDLEEKMPGRKMDFYHGFLERGKPAFQSQEEEHGQTLAPCARCGYPTSTEVCGVCRIREALAARD from the coding sequence ATGAAATGCCGCCGCTGCCATGCACGCGCCGTAGTCTCTCTTCCCAGCCACAACACCGCCTTCTGCCCCGACTGCTTTCTGGACTTCTTTTCCAAACAGGTGGACAGAGGCATTCGGGAACAGGGACTCATGACCAAAGACGACCGCGTGCTCGTGGCGCTTTCCGGCGGCAAGGACTCGCTCGCCCTCATGCTTGAACTCGGCCGTCAGGGCTACAACGTCACTGCTATGCACATCGATCTCGGCATTCCGGGCTCCTCGCCCGCGGCGCGCGGCGTGGTGGAGCGCTTCTGCAAAACATACGACTTTCCGCTCATCATCCGCGAAATGGCCGCCGAGGGCCTCGCCATTCCCGACGTGAAGGCCGCGCTGCGCCGTCCCGTGTGTTCCGCCTGCGGCAAGATCAAGCGCTACTACTTCAATCAGACCGCGCGCGAAGGCGGCTTCAACGTGCTGGCCACCGGCCACAATCTCGACGACGAAGTGGCAAGACTCACCAGCAACACCCTGCGCTGGGACCGCGCCTATCTCAGCGATCAGGGGCCGCTGCTCAGGGATTCCGACGGATTCACCCGGAAGGTCAAGCCGTTCTGGCGTCTCACCGAATTTGAAACGGCCAACTACGCCTTTCTCATGGGCATAGAAAACCATTACGCGCCCTGCCCCTACAGCGAAGGCGCGAGCTTCTCCACGCTGAAGAGCCTGTGGATAGACCTGGAAGAAAAAATGCCCGGCCGGAAAATGGATTTCTATCACGGCTTTCTGGAACGCGGGAAGCCTGCATTCCAGAGTCAGGAAGAGGAACACGGGCAGACGCTCGCGCCCTGCGCCCGCTGCGGCTATCCCACCTCCACCGAAGTGTGCGGCGTGTGCCGCATCCGCGAGGCGCTGGCCGCCAGGGATTAG
- a CDS encoding AbrB family transcriptional regulator, whose translation MEGTTFTKRGGSSYTGQRKTARDVMNHQIIMLVVSGATVGCIFKFFHIPGGCMLGAVVGSMAVKLLGLADIQMPSLFYNAAQLGIGICVGSMLSLDMLASMKDQIPVMILSTCILLAAGLGAAFVVRHMTDIDVIGSILATSPGGLNAVIGLADANENLPKIMAFQMTRLYVVILLVPVFCWCMKFFFHK comes from the coding sequence ATGGAGGGAACAACGTTTACAAAGCGCGGAGGTTCAAGCTATACCGGGCAGAGAAAAACGGCGAGGGATGTCATGAATCATCAGATCATTATGCTGGTTGTTTCCGGAGCGACGGTAGGCTGCATTTTCAAGTTCTTCCACATTCCCGGCGGCTGCATGCTCGGCGCCGTCGTAGGAAGCATGGCCGTGAAGCTGCTGGGGCTGGCCGACATTCAGATGCCGTCCCTGTTCTACAACGCGGCGCAGCTCGGCATAGGCATATGCGTGGGCTCCATGCTCTCGCTGGACATGCTGGCCAGCATGAAGGATCAGATTCCCGTCATGATACTCAGCACCTGCATTCTGCTCGCGGCCGGACTCGGCGCGGCCTTTGTGGTGCGTCATATGACGGATATCGACGTCATCGGCTCCATTCTGGCCACGTCGCCGGGCGGCCTCAACGCGGTCATCGGTCTGGCCGACGCCAATGAAAACCTGCCCAAGATCATGGCGTTTCAGATGACGCGTCTGTACGTGGTCATTCTGCTGGTGCCGGTGTTCTGCTGGTGCATGAAGTTCTTTTTCCACAAGTAG